The following coding sequences lie in one Silene latifolia isolate original U9 population chromosome 5, ASM4854445v1, whole genome shotgun sequence genomic window:
- the LOC141657458 gene encoding cyclin-T1-3-like → MSFRRSYKTQGGALCDYGHPVAQGNQDNIYYFQNHDYSGYRHYACDAPKNARNQAYKHDYSSFSNHNASPSSKRRKFSENAWGNEGGFYWQPRESDFAAFNFVNGDNTSVSAIAVPSTSKRDRSFLDDDDFEALMSKEEIERLSPSRKDGIDVLQETRLRYSYCAFIQNLGMRLDVPQTTIGTAMVLCHRFFIRRSHACHDRFLIAAAALFLAAKSEETTRPLNDVVKASCEILHKQDLSVLSYMLPIDWFEQYRERITEAEQLILTTLNFELNVHHPYDPLTSIINKLGLSQTVVVNLALSLVNEGFRSSLWLQFKPNQIAAGVAYLAAKMLNMNLDSYLSVWREFQTPPTVLQEVARQLTELF, encoded by the exons ATGTCGTTCCGACGCAGTTATAAAACTCAAGGAGGAGCACTTTGCGACTACGGTCACCCCGTTGCTCAAGGGAATCAAGACAACATATACTACTTCCAGAATCATGATTATAGCGGATATAGACATTATGCCTGCGATGCCCCGAAAAATGCTAGAAATCAGGCATACAAACACGATTACTCGAGCTTTTCGAATCACAATGCCTCCCCTTCCTCTAAAAGGCGCAAGTTCTCTGAGAATGCTTGGGGAAATGAAGGAGGATTTTATTGGCAACCCCGTGAAAGTGATTTTGCAGCCTTCAATTTTGTAAACGGGGATAATACCTCTGTTTCGGCTATTGCAGTTCCTAGTACAAGCAAACGCGATCGTTCGTTTttggatgatgatgattttgAAGCCCTTATGTCCAAAGAGGAGATTGAAAGACTGTCACCATCAAGAAAAGATGGGATAGATGTATTACAGGAGACCCGCTTGAGATACTCTTACTGTGCCTTTATTCAGAACCTCGGCATGCGCTTAGATGT GCCTCAAACAACAATTGGTACTGCCATGGTGTTATGCCACCGCTTTTTCATCCGACGCTCCCATGCCTGTCATGATAGATTT TTGATTGCTGCTGCTGCACTCTTTCTTGCTGCAAAATCTGAAGAAACAACCCGGCCTTTGAACGATGTAGTGAAGGCATCCTGTGAAATTCTTCACAAGCAAGATCTTAGCGTTTTGTCATATATGCTCCCTATT GATTGGTTTGAGCAGTATCGAGAAAGGATAACAGAAGCTGAGCAGCTGATACTAACTACTCTAAACTTTGAGCTCAATGTACACCATCCATATGATCCTTTGACTTCCATCATTAACAAGTTAGGTCTTTCACAAACAGTTGTGGTGAATCTGGCATTAAGCTTGGTCAATGAGGG GTTTAGGAGTTCCCTTTGGCTTCAATTTAAGCCCAATCAAATTGCTGCAGGTGTAGCATACCTAGCTGCCAAAATGCTGAATATGAACCTTGACTCTTACTTGAGTGTTTGGCGAGAATTTCAGACGCCACCAACTGTTCTTCAGG AAGTAGCCCGACAGCTGACGGAGCTGTTTTAG